The Megalops cyprinoides isolate fMegCyp1 chromosome 9, fMegCyp1.pri, whole genome shotgun sequence genome has a window encoding:
- the tfdp2 gene encoding transcription factor Dp-2 isoform X2, whose protein sequence is MMTNAGGAAPLCGDLKAFLSTSQNITKSNISMVTPSNFNPTKITLGPVSVNVGPSMIISTPQRVANSGSVLVGSPFTHTPTMVAQSRPPQVAEWTPGAKRTHDIIESYFSDRDTLCAGDSSSKRLKKGDKNGKGLRHFSMKVCEKVQQKGTTSYNEVADELVAEFTNSSSLMAADSVYDQKNIRRRVYDALNVLMAMNIISKERKEIRWIGLPTNSAQECQNLELEKQKRMERIRQKRAQLQELILQQIAFKSLVQRNQASEMSSQAPPPPGSVIQLPFIILNTSVRTVIDCSISGDKCEYLFNFDNTFEIHDDIEILKRMGMSLGLESGKCSPENLRVAKSLVPKSLESYVTGMANSSDSALSGLCADQDTSCLIGGQSRSHSSTAPSHASESRGQTPSSFNEDEEDEDEEDEPSSPE, encoded by the exons ATGATGACCAAtgct GGTGGAGCAGCTCCCCTTTGTGGAGATCTGAAGGCTTTCTTGAGCACCAGTCAGAACATCACAAAAA GTAATATTTCCATGGTAACGCCATCTAACTTCAACCCAACGAAGATCACTTTAGGGCCAGTTAGTGTGAATGTGGGGCCCTCAATG ATCATCAGCACACCTCAGCGAGTTGCCAACTCAGGGAGCGTTCTTGTGGGGAGCCCGTTCACTCACACGCCCACCATGGTGGCCCAGAGCCGCCCCCCTCAGGTTGCAGAGTGGACTCCTGG GGCCAAACGAACTCATGACATCATAGAGTCATACTTCTCTGACCG GGACACCCTCTGTGCAGGCGACTCATCCAG TAAGAGGCTGAAGAAGGGTGACAAGAATGGAAAAGGCCTGAGACATTTCTCCATGAAGGTGTGCGAGAAGGTGCAGCAGAAAGGCACCACCTCCTACAACGAGGTGGCTGACGAGCTGGTGGCCGAATTCACCAATTCCAGCAGTCTGATGGCCGCCGATTCG GTGTATGATCAGAAGAATATCCGCCGGCGTGTGTATGATGCTCTGAACGTGCTGATGGCCATGAACATCATCTccaaggagaggaaggagatcCGCTGGATCGGCCTGCCCACCAACTCAGCCCAGGAATGTCAGAACCTGGAG ctggagaagcagaagCGTATGGAGAGGATCAGGCAAAAGAGGGCTCAGCTACAGGAGCTAATACTACAG CAAATCGCGTTCAAGAGCCTGGTCCAGAGGAACCAGGCCAGCGAGATGTCAtcccaggccccgccccctcctggcTCTGTCATCCAGCTGCCCTTCATCATCCTCAACACCAGCGTCCGCACTGTCATCGACTGCTCCATCTCTGGCGACAA GTGCGAGTACCTCTTCAACTTTGACAACACGTTTGAGATCCATGACGACATCGAGATTCTGAAGCGCATGGGGATGTCTCTGGGTCTGGAGAGCGGGAAGTGTTCCCCAGAAAACCTGCGGGTCGCCAAGTCTCTCGTCCCCAAATCCCTGGAGAGCTACGTCACAG GCATGGCAAACAGCTCTGACAG TGCTCTGTCAGGCCTCTGTGCGGACCAGGACACCTCGTGTTTGATTGGTGGGCAGAGCCGCAGCCACAGTAGCACCGCCCCCTCCCACGCTTCTGAATCCCGTGGACAGACGCCCAGCTCCTTCaacgaggacgaggaggacgaggacgaaGAGGACGAGCCTTCCTCCCCTGAATGA
- the tfdp2 gene encoding transcription factor Dp-2 isoform X1 produces the protein MMTNAGGAAPLCGDLKAFLSTSQNITKSNISMVTPSNFNPTKITLGPVSVNVGPSMIISTPQRVANSGSVLVGSPFTHTPTMVAQSRPPQVAEWTPGAKRTHDIIESYFSDRDTLCAGDSSSKRLKKGDKNGKGLRHFSMKVCEKVQQKGTTSYNEVADELVAEFTNSSSLMAADSQVYDQKNIRRRVYDALNVLMAMNIISKERKEIRWIGLPTNSAQECQNLELEKQKRMERIRQKRAQLQELILQQIAFKSLVQRNQASEMSSQAPPPPGSVIQLPFIILNTSVRTVIDCSISGDKCEYLFNFDNTFEIHDDIEILKRMGMSLGLESGKCSPENLRVAKSLVPKSLESYVTGMANSSDSALSGLCADQDTSCLIGGQSRSHSSTAPSHASESRGQTPSSFNEDEEDEDEEDEPSSPE, from the exons ATGATGACCAAtgct GGTGGAGCAGCTCCCCTTTGTGGAGATCTGAAGGCTTTCTTGAGCACCAGTCAGAACATCACAAAAA GTAATATTTCCATGGTAACGCCATCTAACTTCAACCCAACGAAGATCACTTTAGGGCCAGTTAGTGTGAATGTGGGGCCCTCAATG ATCATCAGCACACCTCAGCGAGTTGCCAACTCAGGGAGCGTTCTTGTGGGGAGCCCGTTCACTCACACGCCCACCATGGTGGCCCAGAGCCGCCCCCCTCAGGTTGCAGAGTGGACTCCTGG GGCCAAACGAACTCATGACATCATAGAGTCATACTTCTCTGACCG GGACACCCTCTGTGCAGGCGACTCATCCAG TAAGAGGCTGAAGAAGGGTGACAAGAATGGAAAAGGCCTGAGACATTTCTCCATGAAGGTGTGCGAGAAGGTGCAGCAGAAAGGCACCACCTCCTACAACGAGGTGGCTGACGAGCTGGTGGCCGAATTCACCAATTCCAGCAGTCTGATGGCCGCCGATTCG CAGGTGTATGATCAGAAGAATATCCGCCGGCGTGTGTATGATGCTCTGAACGTGCTGATGGCCATGAACATCATCTccaaggagaggaaggagatcCGCTGGATCGGCCTGCCCACCAACTCAGCCCAGGAATGTCAGAACCTGGAG ctggagaagcagaagCGTATGGAGAGGATCAGGCAAAAGAGGGCTCAGCTACAGGAGCTAATACTACAG CAAATCGCGTTCAAGAGCCTGGTCCAGAGGAACCAGGCCAGCGAGATGTCAtcccaggccccgccccctcctggcTCTGTCATCCAGCTGCCCTTCATCATCCTCAACACCAGCGTCCGCACTGTCATCGACTGCTCCATCTCTGGCGACAA GTGCGAGTACCTCTTCAACTTTGACAACACGTTTGAGATCCATGACGACATCGAGATTCTGAAGCGCATGGGGATGTCTCTGGGTCTGGAGAGCGGGAAGTGTTCCCCAGAAAACCTGCGGGTCGCCAAGTCTCTCGTCCCCAAATCCCTGGAGAGCTACGTCACAG GCATGGCAAACAGCTCTGACAG TGCTCTGTCAGGCCTCTGTGCGGACCAGGACACCTCGTGTTTGATTGGTGGGCAGAGCCGCAGCCACAGTAGCACCGCCCCCTCCCACGCTTCTGAATCCCGTGGACAGACGCCCAGCTCCTTCaacgaggacgaggaggacgaggacgaaGAGGACGAGCCTTCCTCCCCTGAATGA
- the tfdp2 gene encoding transcription factor Dp-2 isoform X3, whose translation MVTPSNFNPTKITLGPVSVNVGPSMIISTPQRVANSGSVLVGSPFTHTPTMVAQSRPPQVAEWTPGAKRTHDIIESYFSDRDTLCAGDSSSKRLKKGDKNGKGLRHFSMKVCEKVQQKGTTSYNEVADELVAEFTNSSSLMAADSQVYDQKNIRRRVYDALNVLMAMNIISKERKEIRWIGLPTNSAQECQNLELEKQKRMERIRQKRAQLQELILQQIAFKSLVQRNQASEMSSQAPPPPGSVIQLPFIILNTSVRTVIDCSISGDKCEYLFNFDNTFEIHDDIEILKRMGMSLGLESGKCSPENLRVAKSLVPKSLESYVTGMANSSDSALSGLCADQDTSCLIGGQSRSHSSTAPSHASESRGQTPSSFNEDEEDEDEEDEPSSPE comes from the exons ATGGTAACGCCATCTAACTTCAACCCAACGAAGATCACTTTAGGGCCAGTTAGTGTGAATGTGGGGCCCTCAATG ATCATCAGCACACCTCAGCGAGTTGCCAACTCAGGGAGCGTTCTTGTGGGGAGCCCGTTCACTCACACGCCCACCATGGTGGCCCAGAGCCGCCCCCCTCAGGTTGCAGAGTGGACTCCTGG GGCCAAACGAACTCATGACATCATAGAGTCATACTTCTCTGACCG GGACACCCTCTGTGCAGGCGACTCATCCAG TAAGAGGCTGAAGAAGGGTGACAAGAATGGAAAAGGCCTGAGACATTTCTCCATGAAGGTGTGCGAGAAGGTGCAGCAGAAAGGCACCACCTCCTACAACGAGGTGGCTGACGAGCTGGTGGCCGAATTCACCAATTCCAGCAGTCTGATGGCCGCCGATTCG CAGGTGTATGATCAGAAGAATATCCGCCGGCGTGTGTATGATGCTCTGAACGTGCTGATGGCCATGAACATCATCTccaaggagaggaaggagatcCGCTGGATCGGCCTGCCCACCAACTCAGCCCAGGAATGTCAGAACCTGGAG ctggagaagcagaagCGTATGGAGAGGATCAGGCAAAAGAGGGCTCAGCTACAGGAGCTAATACTACAG CAAATCGCGTTCAAGAGCCTGGTCCAGAGGAACCAGGCCAGCGAGATGTCAtcccaggccccgccccctcctggcTCTGTCATCCAGCTGCCCTTCATCATCCTCAACACCAGCGTCCGCACTGTCATCGACTGCTCCATCTCTGGCGACAA GTGCGAGTACCTCTTCAACTTTGACAACACGTTTGAGATCCATGACGACATCGAGATTCTGAAGCGCATGGGGATGTCTCTGGGTCTGGAGAGCGGGAAGTGTTCCCCAGAAAACCTGCGGGTCGCCAAGTCTCTCGTCCCCAAATCCCTGGAGAGCTACGTCACAG GCATGGCAAACAGCTCTGACAG TGCTCTGTCAGGCCTCTGTGCGGACCAGGACACCTCGTGTTTGATTGGTGGGCAGAGCCGCAGCCACAGTAGCACCGCCCCCTCCCACGCTTCTGAATCCCGTGGACAGACGCCCAGCTCCTTCaacgaggacgaggaggacgaggacgaaGAGGACGAGCCTTCCTCCCCTGAATGA
- the atp1b3b gene encoding sodium/potassium-transporting ATPase subunit beta-3b has translation MSNKEEKTGEQNQTNWKDFIYNPRSGEFIGRTASSWALIFLFYLIFYGFLAGMFSLTMWVMLQTLDDYTPKYRDRVSNPGLVIRPKYMEILFNRTDPSKYLKYVQHLESFLQPYNDTEQEQNEMCLAGRYFDQDAQEEKKVCQFKRSFLRQCSGLSDTTFGYSAGKPCVLVKMNRIIGLKPQGNPYINCTAKREHPLQMLYFPGEGKFDKMYFPYYGKKAHPKYVQPLVAVKLLLTKEDYNTEITVECRIDGSDLRNNDDRDKFLGRVTFKVKVTE, from the exons ATGTCGAACAAGGAGGAAAAAACCGGAGAACAAAACCAGACAAATTGGAAAGATTTTATCTACAATCCAAGGAGTGGAGAGTTCATTGGTCGCACCGCCAGCAGTTGGG ccctcatcttcctcttctaTCTGATCTTCTATGGATTCCTGGCAGGAATGTTCTCGCTCACCATGTGGGTTATGCTGCAGACGCTGGACGACTACACTCCAAAGTACCGGGACAGAGTCTCCAATCCAG GACTGGTGATTAGGCCCAAGTACATGGAAATTCTCTTTAACCGGACGGATCCTTCCAAGTATCTGAAGTATGTCCAGCACCTGGAGTCTTTCCTGCAGC CGTATAACGACACGGAGCAGGAGCAGAATGAGATGTGTTTGGCGGGGCGGTACTTCGACCAGGACGcgcaggaggagaagaaggtgTGTCAGTTCAAGCGCAGCTTCCTCAGGCAGTGCTCGGGCCTGTCTGACACCACCTTCGGGTACTCCGCTGGAAAGCCCTGCGTCCTGGTCAAGATGAACAGA ATTATCGGTCTGAAACCACAAGGTAATCCGTATATCAACTGCACTGCCAAG agagaacacccTCTGCAGATGCTGTACTTCCCCGGTGAAGGAAAGTTTGACAAGATGTACTTTCCTTATTATGGGAAAAAAGCCCAC CCAAAATATGTCCAGCCTCTGGTTGCGGTCAAGCTGCTGCTGACGAAGGAGGATTACAACACGGAGATCACAGTCGAGTGCAGAATTGACGGCTCTGACCTGCGGAACAACGATGACCGAGACAAGTTCTTGGGCCGCGTGACATTCAAAGTAAAGGTGACAGAGTAG